A window of Kiritimatiellaceae bacterium contains these coding sequences:
- a CDS encoding cysteine--tRNA ligase, which yields MSFKIYNTMSRSQEELVPLKDNHVRMYTCGPTVYNYAHIGNYRAYMFEDLLRRWIKYKGFKVTQVQNLTDVDDKTIRGSRETGLPLREYTQKYKDAFFADLKSLNIEPAEFYPAATDCIPEMIAIIEKLFAKGLAYKSDDGSVYFPIDKFPEYGKLAHLDREGMRSGARVAQDEYDKENAADFALWKGYDEADGDVVWDSPWGKGRPGWHIECSAMSMKYLGETFDLHTGGVDNIFPHHEDEIAQSEGANGCMYSKYWMHCAHLQVDGKKMSKSLGNFYTLREILEKGFTGREIRYELIGTHYRQSLNFTFASLNANRAALARLDEFYAKVKDAARDELVGQASLYPESLCGSNENTRSRIREACPTMKDLPGWAIELEKRFAESLDDDLNIAGGLGALFDGVHEGNKAFPMDSKTALAVSNLWKKLDSVLGFLEPPAAEIPAELILMAEARVAAKKAKNFAEADRLRDAITAAGWTVQDTPTGPKLKKN from the coding sequence ATGAGTTTTAAAATCTACAACACGATGTCCCGCTCGCAGGAAGAGCTGGTTCCGCTGAAAGACAACCACGTCCGCATGTACACCTGCGGCCCGACGGTTTACAACTACGCCCATATCGGCAACTACCGCGCCTATATGTTCGAAGACCTGCTTCGCCGCTGGATCAAATACAAAGGGTTCAAGGTGACACAGGTGCAGAACCTGACGGACGTGGACGACAAGACCATCCGCGGCTCGCGCGAAACCGGCCTGCCGCTGCGCGAGTACACCCAGAAATACAAGGACGCCTTTTTCGCCGACCTCAAATCGCTCAATATCGAGCCCGCCGAGTTTTATCCCGCCGCGACCGACTGCATTCCCGAAATGATCGCCATTATCGAAAAGCTCTTCGCTAAAGGACTGGCCTACAAGTCCGATGACGGCTCGGTCTATTTCCCGATCGATAAGTTTCCTGAATACGGAAAACTGGCGCACCTCGACCGCGAAGGAATGCGCTCCGGCGCGCGCGTCGCGCAGGACGAATACGACAAGGAAAACGCCGCCGACTTCGCCCTTTGGAAAGGCTACGACGAAGCCGACGGCGATGTCGTCTGGGATTCGCCGTGGGGCAAAGGCCGCCCCGGCTGGCATATCGAGTGTTCCGCCATGAGCATGAAATATCTCGGCGAGACCTTCGATCTGCACACCGGCGGCGTGGACAACATTTTTCCGCACCACGAAGACGAAATCGCTCAGAGCGAAGGTGCCAACGGTTGCATGTATTCCAAATACTGGATGCACTGCGCCCACCTGCAAGTGGACGGTAAAAAAATGTCCAAGTCGCTCGGCAACTTCTACACGCTGCGCGAGATTCTGGAAAAAGGTTTCACCGGACGCGAAATCCGCTACGAACTGATCGGTACGCACTATCGCCAAAGCCTCAACTTTACCTTCGCCTCGCTGAACGCCAACCGCGCCGCCCTCGCCCGCCTCGACGAATTCTACGCCAAGGTCAAAGACGCTGCGCGGGACGAGCTTGTAGGACAGGCTTCTCTGTACCCAGAGAGCCTGTGTGGTAGTAACGAGAACACACGCTCCCGAATACGGGAAGCGTGTCCTACAATGAAAGACCTGCCCGGCTGGGCCATTGAACTCGAAAAGCGGTTCGCCGAATCGCTCGACGACGACCTTAACATCGCTGGCGGACTCGGCGCACTATTCGACGGCGTCCATGAAGGCAACAAAGCGTTTCCGATGGATTCAAAAACCGCGCTGGCTGTTTCCAACCTTTGGAAAAAACTGGATAGCGTCCTCGGATTCCTTGAGCCGCCCGCCGCTGAAATTCCGGCGGAACTGATTCTGATGGCCGAAGCGCGCGTCGCCGCAAAAAAAGCCAAAAACTTCGCCGAAGCCGACCGCCTGCGCGACGCCATCACCGCCGCCGGTTGGACCGTTCAAGACACTCCGACCGGTCCGAAGTTGAAGAAAAATTAG
- a CDS encoding ABC transporter ATP-binding protein: MCPQTPFRPLEYNYSSKQPVRTLLGLLNRPRWFYVATLLVMVIKHSPMWVIPFLIARVINSLADPVAFPASQLTLYFAAVVVLIVQNIPTHTLYVSMLSGAVRDLERTLRSALVTRLQHLSIAFHDRTETGRLQAKLLRDVEQVQMFCMQIGDSGSLAVLSFFFAVIVTAVRQPRLLVFFILLIPVINGLRFIFERRIRERNTAFRSEVEQMSAEVTEMLNMIPVVRAHGLEEEAARRMEAQFGAVNERGRRLDILNAVFGSSAFVVFQLSMVFGLIVMSWFCRKGWITVGDIVLYQSMFSTIVMSVSQLMNMYPQLARGIESVRSIGEVMESPDLEYNRGRRTVDAMNGHVQFQDMTFSYEKEKGPAIRNFSLDVAPGECIALVGPSGGGKSTLMQLLIGFRRPQQGRILFDGQDMEEIDMRTARRFISVVPQETVLFSGTIRENITYGLTGVRDERLREILAAANLIELVDGLPKGLDTRIGEDGALLSGGQRQRIAIARALIRNPRILVLDEATSALDVVSEKKVQEAIELAVQHRTTFIVAHRLSTIRKANRIVVMKDGQIEEVGSYDELMTRRGYFFEMQQLQH; this comes from the coding sequence ATGTGTCCACAGACGCCCTTTAGACCGCTTGAATATAATTACAGTAGCAAACAGCCTGTTCGGACGCTTCTCGGTCTGTTGAATCGCCCCCGGTGGTTTTACGTTGCCACCTTGCTGGTTATGGTCATCAAGCATTCGCCGATGTGGGTTATTCCGTTTTTGATCGCACGGGTAATCAACAGCCTGGCCGACCCGGTCGCGTTTCCCGCCTCGCAACTGACGCTGTATTTCGCGGCAGTGGTCGTCCTGATTGTGCAGAACATTCCAACGCACACGCTTTATGTTTCCATGCTGAGCGGCGCGGTGCGTGATCTGGAACGCACGTTGCGCAGTGCGCTGGTGACGCGACTTCAGCATCTTTCAATTGCCTTTCATGACCGCACGGAAACGGGCCGCCTTCAGGCAAAATTGTTGCGCGATGTCGAGCAGGTGCAGATGTTCTGCATGCAGATCGGCGATTCCGGCTCTCTGGCGGTGCTTTCATTTTTCTTCGCCGTGATCGTGACCGCCGTCCGCCAGCCGCGCCTGCTGGTATTTTTTATCCTGCTGATCCCGGTGATCAACGGCTTGCGTTTTATTTTTGAGCGTCGGATTCGCGAACGCAACACGGCCTTCCGGTCGGAAGTCGAGCAGATGTCAGCCGAGGTGACAGAAATGCTTAACATGATTCCGGTGGTGCGGGCGCACGGACTGGAAGAAGAGGCGGCCCGCCGGATGGAAGCGCAGTTCGGTGCGGTCAACGAGCGAGGACGCCGACTGGATATTCTCAATGCAGTTTTCGGATCTTCCGCCTTTGTGGTTTTTCAGCTTTCCATGGTATTCGGACTGATTGTGATGAGCTGGTTCTGCCGTAAAGGCTGGATCACCGTCGGCGACATTGTCCTTTACCAGAGCATGTTCAGCACGATCGTGATGAGCGTTTCGCAGCTGATGAATATGTATCCGCAACTGGCCCGCGGGATTGAGTCGGTTCGCTCCATCGGCGAAGTGATGGAATCTCCGGATCTGGAATATAACCGCGGACGCCGCACCGTTGATGCCATGAACGGGCATGTTCAGTTTCAAGATATGACTTTTTCCTATGAGAAAGAAAAAGGCCCGGCGATCCGGAATTTTTCACTCGATGTAGCGCCGGGCGAATGTATCGCGCTGGTCGGGCCGAGCGGCGGCGGGAAATCCACGCTGATGCAATTGCTGATCGGCTTCCGCCGTCCGCAGCAAGGCCGGATTCTTTTCGACGGACAGGATATGGAAGAAATCGATATGCGCACAGCCCGCCGCTTCATTTCCGTTGTGCCGCAGGAGACGGTTCTTTTTTCCGGCACCATTCGCGAGAATATCACCTACGGACTGACCGGTGTCAGAGATGAACGCCTGCGCGAAATACTCGCCGCCGCCAATCTGATTGAGCTGGTTGATGGACTTCCCAAAGGCCTCGACACACGCATCGGCGAGGACGGCGCGCTGCTTTCCGGCGGTCAGCGCCAGCGTATTGCCATTGCCCGGGCGCTGATTCGCAATCCGCGTATTCTGGTGCTCGACGAAGCCACCTCCGCGCTCGATGTGGTTTCTGAGAAAAAGGTGCAGGAGGCGATCGAGCTGGCAGTACAGCACCGCACGACCTTCATCGTCGCGCACCGCCTTTCCACCATCCGGAAGGCCAACCGCATTGTCGTTATGAAGGACGGGCAGATTGAAGAAGTCGGATCGTACGATGAACTGATGACCCGCCGCGGTTACTTTTTTGAAATGCAGCAGCTTCAACATTAA
- a CDS encoding sulfatase, with protein sequence MCMKQIITALPAVLIATAGVHSQAATRPVKPNFVFFLVDDLGWGDLGCFGSTFHETPNIDKLCSQGMKFTMAYSACTVCSPSRAAILTGRYPARLHLTDYIPGRVKNPLAKLIIPDWKMFIDHERITLPEALKKEGGYTTQLIGKWHMMPSRTPELCPEHTPEKHGFDGNIAGCASGQPSGPGKYFYPWNLPNLDGGKEGDFLTDRLTDKAEEFITSTGEKPFLLYMAYYAVHEPVMTKPEYEKKYADKLAKAPTNTYPQTNPKYAGLVQSVDDSVGRIVEKLRAEGKLENTIFIFTSDNGGLKNDYNGGLAGTKGTAFEGGTRVPAFIVWPGVTKAGSTSDVPVIGTDYYPTILEMAGLPPKPEEHKDGVSLVPLLKQSGTLSRDALYWHYPHYHATKPYGAIQHKGWKLIEFFEDGELMLFDLAKDPKEENNLAQSKPEKAAELLKKLQEWRLSVNAQMPTSNPNYDPQKAKK encoded by the coding sequence ATGTGCATGAAACAAATCATTACAGCTCTTCCTGCAGTGCTTATCGCAACCGCCGGCGTTCACAGTCAGGCGGCAACGCGGCCCGTTAAACCGAATTTTGTTTTCTTTCTGGTTGATGATCTGGGCTGGGGAGATTTGGGCTGCTTCGGAAGCACGTTCCATGAAACACCGAATATCGATAAGCTGTGTTCCCAAGGGATGAAATTCACCATGGCCTATTCGGCCTGCACGGTCTGCTCTCCGAGCCGGGCCGCCATCCTGACCGGTCGCTATCCGGCACGGTTGCATCTGACGGACTATATCCCCGGGCGCGTCAAAAATCCTTTGGCTAAGCTTATCATCCCGGACTGGAAGATGTTCATCGACCATGAGCGGATTACGCTGCCTGAAGCCTTGAAAAAAGAAGGCGGCTATACGACTCAGCTTATTGGAAAATGGCATATGATGCCTAGTCGGACGCCCGAACTGTGTCCAGAACATACTCCGGAAAAGCACGGGTTTGACGGAAATATCGCGGGCTGCGCATCTGGACAGCCATCCGGTCCAGGAAAATATTTTTATCCATGGAACCTGCCGAACCTTGACGGCGGGAAAGAAGGCGATTTCCTGACAGACCGGCTGACGGATAAAGCTGAGGAGTTTATTACATCTACCGGTGAAAAACCGTTTCTGCTCTATATGGCCTACTATGCGGTGCATGAACCGGTGATGACCAAACCGGAGTACGAAAAAAAATATGCGGACAAGCTGGCGAAGGCTCCGACAAATACCTACCCGCAAACGAATCCAAAGTATGCAGGGCTGGTGCAAAGCGTGGATGACAGCGTCGGGCGGATCGTTGAAAAACTGCGGGCGGAAGGAAAGCTGGAAAATACAATCTTCATTTTCACCAGTGACAATGGCGGTTTAAAAAATGACTACAACGGCGGGCTGGCAGGAACGAAAGGTACGGCCTTCGAAGGCGGAACGCGCGTGCCGGCATTTATTGTCTGGCCAGGCGTAACCAAGGCGGGAAGCACATCGGACGTTCCGGTCATCGGAACCGATTATTACCCCACCATACTCGAAATGGCCGGCCTGCCGCCCAAACCAGAAGAGCATAAAGACGGCGTGAGTCTTGTGCCGTTACTTAAACAGTCCGGGACGCTCAGCCGGGACGCATTGTATTGGCATTATCCCCATTATCACGCCACCAAGCCGTATGGCGCGATTCAGCACAAAGGCTGGAAGCTGATCGAGTTTTTCGAGGACGGAGAATTGATGCTTTTCGATCTCGCCAAGGATCCGAAGGAAGAAAACAATCTCGCCCAAAGCAAACCGGAAAAAGCCGCCGAATTGCTGAAAAAACTACAGGAATGGCGCCTGTCGGTAAACGCCCAGATGCCGACGTCGAATCCGAACTATGATCCGCAAAAGGCAAAAAAATAA
- a CDS encoding biotin--[acetyl-CoA-carboxylase] ligase produces MKFYLQWYARLPSTNTFLKERLAVENSLPSGTVVAAREQTQGRGRLDREWVSSVGANLTFSILLCGKFNPRKLPSASMAAAIAVAELLEAEGLNPSLKWPNDVLVNGKKICGILSEGIADGVIIGIGLNVNMQNAEHIDQPATSVLIETGKRRDIDELLEKLLKRLSVRLDEWAQGGFPEIRKNWESKIPNIGKSVMVRNGTAVRTGILAGFGPDGELLLRDGNGAVSPIWAGDLSG; encoded by the coding sequence GTGAAATTTTATCTCCAGTGGTATGCGCGGCTTCCATCCACCAACACCTTTCTTAAGGAACGGCTGGCGGTGGAGAACAGTCTTCCGTCCGGCACGGTGGTTGCGGCGCGCGAACAGACGCAGGGTCGGGGACGGCTCGACCGTGAATGGGTTTCGTCGGTTGGCGCCAATCTCACCTTTTCAATTCTTCTGTGCGGAAAATTCAATCCCCGGAAGTTACCGTCCGCTTCCATGGCCGCTGCGATTGCCGTCGCCGAACTGCTCGAAGCGGAAGGGCTGAACCCGTCGCTGAAATGGCCGAACGACGTGCTGGTGAACGGGAAGAAAATCTGCGGGATTCTTTCCGAAGGAATTGCCGATGGCGTCATCATCGGCATCGGCCTGAATGTCAATATGCAGAATGCGGAGCACATTGATCAGCCCGCCACGTCGGTTCTGATTGAAACCGGCAAACGCCGCGACATCGATGAACTGCTCGAAAAGCTGCTGAAGCGTCTTTCCGTCCGGCTTGATGAATGGGCGCAGGGCGGCTTTCCGGAAATCCGGAAGAACTGGGAATCAAAAATTCCGAACATCGGAAAATCCGTCATGGTGCGTAACGGCACAGCGGTTCGCACCGGAATTCTTGCCGGCTTCGGGCCGGACGGCGAACTGCTGTTGCGCGACGGAAACGGTGCAGTCAGCCCGATTTGGGCTGGCGATCTTTCTGGCTGA